The Hymenobacter sp. DG25A nucleotide sequence CACGATAACCGGCGTTTCCAGACCCGCGCCGCCAGCCTGCGGCAGGGCCATAAACACGTGGTCCTGGCCGGGCTGCATTTCGTTGTCTTTGCCGTTGAGGCTGAACTTGAAGTTCACCTGTGGGCTCTGAAACTCGTTGGCCGGGCTCTGGTAGTTGGACGTCAGCTCGGTGCGGGAGCGGGCCCGGGCCGTATATTTACCCTGCACCAAAGAGTCGCGGTACACGGTATATGCCGCCGACTGCCACACGGGCGGCGCCACCTGACTGGCGGGAGAAGACGAAGTAATGGGAGTAGTCGGGGTTTTCGACATCTGACACGAACCCAGCAGGCCCAGGGCCAGCAGGAAACCGGTGGAATAAGAACATGGAGCGTGCATACGGCAAAGTAACCAGATTCCTGCTGTTCCAGAACCTGCCTGCCGGAGCGCACCACGCCGCTTACCCCTGATACCGGCCTTCTACATTTTCCAGGTACTTCTGGGCCGAGCCGGTATTCAACAAGACCACCTGCTCCTGGGGCTGTATACTGCCGGTTTGGAGCAGATGGCGGGCGGCCATCCAGACGGCGGCGCCTTCCGGCGCCACAAACAGTCCCTCGTGCCGGGCCAGCTCGCGCATGCCTTCCAGCATCTGCTCGTCCGTAATGCTGATAGCCGTCCCCCGCGACTCCTGCAGCACGCGCAGCATCAGGGGCTCGCCCAGGGGCCGCGGCACGGCCAGCCCATTGGCAATAGTGGCCTGGCCCATATAGGTGTGGCAGTTGGCCTGCCGCCCGGCCAGCGTTTCAATCAGGGGGCAGCAGCTGGCAGCCTGCACAGCTACCATGCGAGGCAGCTTGGCATCAGCCGGCAGCCAGTCCAGGGCCTGCATTTCCTGAAAAGCTTTCCAGATACCGATGAGCCCCGTGCCACCGCCCGCGGGGTATAGCAGCACATCAGGCAGCTGCCAGTTCAGCTGCTCGGCCAGCTCGTAGCCCATGGTTTTCTTGCCCTCCAAGCGGTAGGGCTCTTTCAGGGTTGAAACGTCCAGCAGGGCATTATCGGCGTTCAGCTGGCGGACCAGGGCCGCGCAGTCGTTGATGAGCCCATCCACTAGGTGCACCTCGGCGCCATACCAGTAGCACTCCTCCTGAAAGGCTTTGGGCGTGTGCCGGGGCATCACTACCACGGCGCGCAGGCCCGCCCGGGCGCAGTAGGCGGCCATGGCTACCCCGGCATTGCCGGCCGTGGGAATAATGCAGCCGGTAACGCCCAGCTCTTTGGCTTTGGAAATGGCCATACTCAGGCCCCGCGCCTTAAAGGAGCCGGTGGGGTTCTGGCCTTCGTCTTTCAGCAGCAGATTAGGTAAGCCATGGTGGGCACCCAGCCGGGGCAGCGCCAACAGCGGCGTCCAGCCTTCGCCCAGGCTCACCCGGTTTGCCTCATCCAAAAGAGGCAGGAGCGGCCGGTAGCGCCACATGGAATTCTCCGCCTGGTTAATTCCCTCCGTGCGGGAAAGCGGCTCGTGCAGGGCATAATCTACCAGTAAAGGCTGGCCGCAACAGGGCGAAACATGCTGCAAGCTGAAAGCCGAGTAAGGCGTTTTACAGGCTGCGCAATGCAACTGCTGAAGGCGGGTAGTAGTATCGAGGAGAGTGTTCATAGCGCTTGTATCAACGCAAAACTCTCCGTAGCCTATTCCGAAAACAAATGGCTATTTGGAATAGCCTATTCCAATTTAGAATAGTGACGCCGGGCAAACTGCACGAAGTTTTTGTACGGCACATTGTTTTCCGTGCCTTTACGCTGCACAAAATCAAAGTGACGAATCAGGTTCAGGTCGCGCACGGGCACTTCCATCAGCTCGCCCGAAGCCAGCTCTTTCATCACGGCCTGCCGGGGCAGAAAAGCCAGACAGGTATCTACGCGCACAAAGTTCTTCAGGGCCTCGGTGCCGCCCAGTCGCACTTTTACCCGCAAATCGGTGAGCTTAATGTGCCGCGCGGCCAAGGCTTCCTCCAGCACCGCCAGCGTGCCGGACCCCGATTCGCGCAGGGCCACCGGAATCTGCCGCAGGTCCTGCGCTACCAGCCCTTCCCGGTGCAGCGGATTGCGCGCTGAGCAGACGGCTACTACTTCGTCCGTCAGCAGAGGCGTGTACGTTACGTTGCTGACTTTATGGATGCCTTCAATAATTCCCAGGTCAATTTCATGCTCCAGCAACGCTTTCAGGATGTTCTCACTATTGCGGTTTTTCAGGGTGAGTTGCGTGTTCGGAAACTTGCCCAGGTAGGCCGATAGCACCGGCGGAATGATATACAGCGAAATGGTGGTGCTGGCCCCGATAACCATGCGCACTTGCGGCGAGAAGTCTTTGCTGAGCGTGGTGAATTCCTGGTGCAGCTCATGCTGCAGCTGCTTGGCCAGAAGCAGCTTTTGGTACAGCAGCTCGCCGGCCGACGTGAGCACCACGCTATTGCCGAGCCGCTCAAACAAGCCGGTTTTGTAGTATTCTTCCAGCGCCTTTACCTGCTTGCTCACCGCCGACTGGCTCAGAAAGAGCGTCTGGCCGGCTTTAGTAAAGCTCAGCTCCCGGGCTACTTCCAGAAAGATTTCGTGGGCGTGGGAAAGCATGGTTACTGTACTGCAATAAGCTGCCGCCGGATACTTTATTTTATGAGTTCCCGCAGCAAGGCATGCCCTTCCGGCCACAAACCCAGTCCCGAATCGGAATTGAGGTGCCCCTTGGCTCCCACATTCACCAAACGACTGCCCCAGGCCTGGGCAAAGTGCTGAGCACGGGCCAGGGTCACGTATTCATCGTTGGTACTGGCTACTACTATGCTGGGGAAAGGAAGCTTCTGCAGCGGCATGGGCGCAAAGCCCACGGCTTCGGTCGGGAAATCCGGGCGGTCTACGTCGGCGGGGCCTACCAGCAAAGCTCCCGCAAGGGTCAGCTGCGTGGTACGGGCCCAATGCGCCACGGTAGCGCAGGCTAGGCTGTGAGCGGCTAGTACTACGTTGGGGCCGGCGGCCGCTACTGCTGCTTCCAGCTGCATAACCCAATCGGCATAAACCGGCTGGTCCCAGTTGTGCTGCTCTACGCGCCGGTAGCCGTAATGCTGTTCCCACTGGCTTTGCCAATGTAGCGGGCCGGAACTGCCCAGGCCGGGAACTGTGAGAATAGTGCTGGACATAAAAGGCTGATGAATAAGCAAAGGTAGAAACCTTGCTACTTCCGCATGAAATAGGATGCCGGTTATCCTTGGGTATTATATCCCTCTAAATCCATATTCATTCCTCATTTTCTATACCTTTCCGCCGCTATCCTTCCTATTCCCTATTTCATGTTGCGTCGGATCCTTTTTCGCCTGCCTCTGCTGGTGTTGCTGGCCCTGTTGGTTGCCTGCTCCAAAACCGGTTCCACCTCCGGCTCCGATGCCAACGGCGAGGAAATTGACCCATACCAGAATCTGGTATTTCAGTTTGACGAGGATGTGGTAGGCAAGGACCAACAGGACCGCTGGGACACTATTCAGTACGTGAAGTTTGAGCCCGCCGTGCGCGGCAAATTCAAGTGGACCAGTGAGCGGGAGCTGATTTTCTCTCCTCTTACCCCTTTCCGGCCGAGCACCACCTTTACCGCCGAGCTGCTGGCCGAAAACCTGCCCGCCGACAAGCGCAGCGTTTCGCTCCCCGAGAACCGCCGGAAATTTCATACGCCCTATCTGCAGCTGAATCCGCCCCAGGCATTCTGGGGCCGCTCGGCGCGGGCTGCCGGCACGGCGGAAATGCGCGTGGAGCTACCCTTCAACTACCCCGTACGCCCCACGGATGTCAAGCCTTTGCTGCGGCTCACGCAGGATGGCCAGCCCGTAGCCTTCGAAGTACCCAGCGCCGAGCCTGGCCAGAGCATCAGCGTGCACCTTACCCAGCAGGTGCGCACCGGCAGCCCGCTGACGGTAGCGCTGGCCCCTGGCCTGCACGCCGTGGGCAGCGACCAGCCCACCGCCCGCGACTACTCCGCCGAAGTAACCGTACCCGACCCACAGGCCCTGGAGGTGCGCTCCATCACCGGCAATATGGAAACCGCCGAGGCCACCATTACCATTCTCACCAACCAGCCTGTCAGTCAGCAGGAGCTGCAGAGCAGCCTCACGGTAACGCCGCAGGTGCCCTTTCAGATAGAGGAGCTGGAAAGCGGCGTGGCGCTGAAAGGCGGGTTTGAGGTGGGCAAAAGCTACCAGATAACGCTGCGCCAGGGTCTGCGCGGCGCGCTGGGCGGGCAGCTGGCCGAAACCACCACCCAAACCGTGAGCTTCTCCGATGAGCGGCCCAGCATTCAGTTTGCCTCCGCCGATAAAGCCATGTACCTCGATGCCCTGGGCACGCGCAACCTGGGCGTGCGCATCAACGAGGTAGCAAAAGTGAAAGTGACCATTGCCAAAGTTTACGCCAACAACATTCAGCAGCTGTTGCGCGGCGGCCCCCAATACGGCTACCCGGAGTACGATGAAACGGCAGGCGAAGAAGGTGAGGAAGGTGAATACGTAGACCATTCCTTCCAGTATTACGATGTCGAAACTCTGGGTAACGTCCTCTCTGAGCGCACCTATACCGTGGACGGACTGCCCAAAGAGCAAGGGCTGCGGCTCCTGAATCTGAGTCTGAAAGACCTGGAGTTTTCGGGCGGTATGAAGGGCCTGTACATTGTGAAAGTGCAGGACACCGAGCGGCAGTGGCTGCAGGTGAGTAAGCTGGTGACCGTGTCGGATATCGGGCTGATTGTAAAGCAGGGCAAGGCCGGCAGCACGCTGGTTTTCGCCAATTCCATCCGCAATGCCCGGCCGCTGGCCGGCGTGGAAGTGCGCTATGTGAGCACGAATAATCAGGTCATCGGCACCGGTATCACCAACCGCGAGGGCGTGGCCAGATTCGACAGCACGGCCGCCAACAGCCGCTTTAAGCTGGGCATGCTGGTGGCGCAAAAGGAGGCTGATTTCACGTTTCTGGACCTCACGCGCAGCCGCGTAGAAACCTCCCGCTTTGAGGTGGGCGGCCTGCAAAGCAATGCCGCCCGCCACCAGGCCTTCCTCTACGGCGACCGGGACCTGTACCGCCCCGGCGACACCATCCGCACCAACACCATTATCCGCACCGAAGGCTGGAAAAACCCGCCGACCAAGCTCCCCGTCAAGATTCGGCTGCTGCTGCCCACCGGCAAGGAGTACGCCAGCCTGCGCAAGCAGCTCACCTCGGAAGGCACCTTCGAAGCCAGCTTTATCCTGCCGCCCAGTGTGATGACGGGCATCTACACGCTGGAAGTACTGACCGGCAACGACGTGCTGCTCACCTCGCGCAAAATCAGCGTGGAAGAGTTCATTCCCGACCGCATGAAGGTGACGGTGAAAACCGACCGCGCCGTAGCCAAGCCCGGCCAGACCGTTTCGGCCCTGATTACCGCCCAGAACCTCTTCGGCCCGCCCGCCGCCGACCGCAAGTTTGAAGTAGAATTCTCGCTGAAGGAAAAGTCCTTCGCCCCCAAAAACTACCCCGACTACACCTTCGCCATCAACAGCGGCGAAAAGCAGCGCGGCAGCTACGGCGAGCAGGAATCCACCCCGATTTCAGCCCGCTTTGAAAAGACCATGCGCGAAGGCACCACCGACGCCAACGGCCGCGGCACCGCCACCTACGAAGTGCCTGATTACACTGACCTCGGCACGCTGGAAGGCGCGGCCTTTGCCACTGTGTTCGATGAAACCGGCCGGCCTGTAAACCGCCTCGCCACATTTGAAGTGCAGACCCAGCCAGTGATGTTCGGGGTAAAAAACATGGACGAGCTGGTAGCCACGCGCACCCAGCTGCCGGTGCGGCTGGTGGCCCTCACGCCGGCCGGCGCACCTACCACGGCCCAGGCCCGCGTGCAGGTGGTGCGCCTGCTCTGGGAAACCGTAATTGAGCGCCAGGGCGGCCGCTACATCTACAACTCGCAGAAGCGCGAGCAGGTGGTGCTCAGCCGCACTGTAACAGTTCCCAGCGGTGGCGCCGATGCCGGCCTCAACTTCGCGCCCAACTACTCCGGCGAGTACGAAATCCGGGTTTCCCGGCCCGGCGCCAGCACTTATGTGGCCCGGCGCGTGTACGCCTACGGCTACGGTGATACGCAGAGTAATTCCTTCGAAGTAAACAACGAGGGCGAGGTGACTATTGAAGCCGATAAAGCCAAATACCAGCCCGGGGAAACGGCCCATCTGCTGCTGAAAACACCCTTCCCCGGCCGCGTGCTGGTAACCGTGGAGCGGGACAGGGTGCTGGACCATTTCTACGTGAACACCGACGAGAAATCGGCCCGCGTGAGCATTCCTATTCGCGCCGGCCACGTGCCCAATGTGTACGTAACGGCCACCGCCATCCGCGAAATCAAAGACAACCGCCTGCCGCTTACCGTGGCCCGGGGCTTTGTGCCGCTGATAGTGGAAAAGCCCGAGGCTAGGCTGAAAGTCGCCATCAAAGCGCCCGCGCAAAGCCGCTCGCAAACCTGGCAAACCATTGAAGTCAGCACTGCGCCTAAAGCCAAAGTGACGCTGGCGGTGGTAGACGAGGGTATTCTGCAGATGAAGGACTACCGCACGCCTGACCCACACGGCTACTTCTACCAGAAGCGCACCCTGGAAGTGCAGGCCTACGACGTGTATCCCTTTCTACTGCCCGAGCTAGGTACCAGCAGCACCGGCGGCGACGTGGGTGACCTGGCCCGCCGCACCACGCCCGTACCCAACCGCCGCGTGAAGATGGTGGCCAAATGGAGCGGCGTACTCACCGCCGATGCCAGCGGCAAGGTGCGCTACAAAGTGCGCGTACCGCAATTCAGC carries:
- a CDS encoding threonine synthase — translated: MNTLLDTTTRLQQLHCAACKTPYSAFSLQHVSPCCGQPLLVDYALHEPLSRTEGINQAENSMWRYRPLLPLLDEANRVSLGEGWTPLLALPRLGAHHGLPNLLLKDEGQNPTGSFKARGLSMAISKAKELGVTGCIIPTAGNAGVAMAAYCARAGLRAVVVMPRHTPKAFQEECYWYGAEVHLVDGLINDCAALVRQLNADNALLDVSTLKEPYRLEGKKTMGYELAEQLNWQLPDVLLYPAGGGTGLIGIWKAFQEMQALDWLPADAKLPRMVAVQAASCCPLIETLAGRQANCHTYMGQATIANGLAVPRPLGEPLMLRVLQESRGTAISITDEQMLEGMRELARHEGLFVAPEGAAVWMAARHLLQTGSIQPQEQVVLLNTGSAQKYLENVEGRYQG
- a CDS encoding LysR family transcriptional regulator; the encoded protein is MLSHAHEIFLEVARELSFTKAGQTLFLSQSAVSKQVKALEEYYKTGLFERLGNSVVLTSAGELLYQKLLLAKQLQHELHQEFTTLSKDFSPQVRMVIGASTTISLYIIPPVLSAYLGKFPNTQLTLKNRNSENILKALLEHEIDLGIIEGIHKVSNVTYTPLLTDEVVAVCSARNPLHREGLVAQDLRQIPVALRESGSGTLAVLEEALAARHIKLTDLRVKVRLGGTEALKNFVRVDTCLAFLPRQAVMKELASGELMEVPVRDLNLIRHFDFVQRKGTENNVPYKNFVQFARRHYSKLE
- a CDS encoding RBBP9/YdeN family alpha/beta hydrolase, with the translated sequence MSSTILTVPGLGSSGPLHWQSQWEQHYGYRRVEQHNWDQPVYADWVMQLEAAVAAAGPNVVLAAHSLACATVAHWARTTQLTLAGALLVGPADVDRPDFPTEAVGFAPMPLQKLPFPSIVVASTNDEYVTLARAQHFAQAWGSRLVNVGAKGHLNSDSGLGLWPEGHALLRELIK
- a CDS encoding alpha-2-macroglobulin family protein gives rise to the protein MLRRILFRLPLLVLLALLVACSKTGSTSGSDANGEEIDPYQNLVFQFDEDVVGKDQQDRWDTIQYVKFEPAVRGKFKWTSERELIFSPLTPFRPSTTFTAELLAENLPADKRSVSLPENRRKFHTPYLQLNPPQAFWGRSARAAGTAEMRVELPFNYPVRPTDVKPLLRLTQDGQPVAFEVPSAEPGQSISVHLTQQVRTGSPLTVALAPGLHAVGSDQPTARDYSAEVTVPDPQALEVRSITGNMETAEATITILTNQPVSQQELQSSLTVTPQVPFQIEELESGVALKGGFEVGKSYQITLRQGLRGALGGQLAETTTQTVSFSDERPSIQFASADKAMYLDALGTRNLGVRINEVAKVKVTIAKVYANNIQQLLRGGPQYGYPEYDETAGEEGEEGEYVDHSFQYYDVETLGNVLSERTYTVDGLPKEQGLRLLNLSLKDLEFSGGMKGLYIVKVQDTERQWLQVSKLVTVSDIGLIVKQGKAGSTLVFANSIRNARPLAGVEVRYVSTNNQVIGTGITNREGVARFDSTAANSRFKLGMLVAQKEADFTFLDLTRSRVETSRFEVGGLQSNAARHQAFLYGDRDLYRPGDTIRTNTIIRTEGWKNPPTKLPVKIRLLLPTGKEYASLRKQLTSEGTFEASFILPPSVMTGIYTLEVLTGNDVLLTSRKISVEEFIPDRMKVTVKTDRAVAKPGQTVSALITAQNLFGPPAADRKFEVEFSLKEKSFAPKNYPDYTFAINSGEKQRGSYGEQESTPISARFEKTMREGTTDANGRGTATYEVPDYTDLGTLEGAAFATVFDETGRPVNRLATFEVQTQPVMFGVKNMDELVATRTQLPVRLVALTPAGAPTTAQARVQVVRLLWETVIERQGGRYIYNSQKREQVVLSRTVTVPSGGADAGLNFAPNYSGEYEIRVSRPGASTYVARRVYAYGYGDTQSNSFEVNNEGEVTIEADKAKYQPGETAHLLLKTPFPGRVLVTVERDRVLDHFYVNTDEKSARVSIPIRAGHVPNVYVTATAIREIKDNRLPLTVARGFVPLIVEKPEARLKVAIKAPAQSRSQTWQTIEVSTAPKAKVTLAVVDEGILQMKDYRTPDPHGYFYQKRTLEVQAYDVYPFLLPELGTSSTGGDVGDLARRTTPVPNRRVKMVAKWSGVLTADASGKVRYKVRVPQFSGALRIMAVAYKDDAFGSAEHTMRVADPVVISTALPRFLSPGDTIVMPVTLTNTTSKPLAGIANVMLDLNGPLEVVNDEDISDKTLPNSKSQAASLQPGAERRILFRLFAKSRIGNASVTMSFKSGNETFTETIELPIRPASPLQKRTGAGVVAGGASQQLNLKTDFLPSSLRSQLVVSRSPMTEFARDLRYLLQYPYGCLEQIVSAAFPQLYYGDLAATLGQKTGTSKAGMFNPNYHVQEAIRKVEAQQMYNGSLSYWPGGDFDNWWSTAYAAHFLLEAKQAGFAVNEPVLDRVLRYLQARVRKREMETYNVILTSGQIQPLAQAKRETAYSLYVLALAGRPDATGLNYYKANRQLLTSDARYLLAAAFALSGNQRGYQSTVPSRYNAAPTAAARELGNSFSSPIRDQALVLNALLAADPGNPQIPGLARELSRQVKRASWLNTQERAFSLLALGKQARKNAGSTVTASLLADGKAIGNFSGKDLTVTNVANRQLALRTQGQGSLYYFWETEGISPSGQVREEDAYLQVRRTFLTRTGQPVGAPTFRQNDLVVVKITLQAPGAAGEIKNVAITDLLPAGLEIENPRIGAVRELAWATDAAQPDYLDVRDDRINLFTTATAQPKSFYYLCRAVSKGTFKLGPVSADAMYNAEYHSYSGAGVVRVR